The following are encoded together in the Arcticibacterium luteifluviistationis genome:
- a CDS encoding RNA polymerase sigma factor, producing the protein MLKTIELLKSNNPIAQKEVFEKYSDVLFSLAKRYMGNAMAAEDMMVNAFMSIFKSASKGKFENARSFEAWMKRIVVNECLSEIRRNNSFQMLPQSVAENLALEPDVLKQLAHDDILVLVEKLPPGYRTVFNMYVMEGYSHKEIAKDLGISEGTSKSQLSHAKKMLRNKITNIYGKETRFRY; encoded by the coding sequence TTGCTAAAAACAATTGAACTTCTAAAGAGCAACAATCCGATAGCTCAAAAAGAAGTCTTTGAAAAATATAGTGATGTCCTGTTTTCTTTAGCAAAACGGTACATGGGCAACGCCATGGCCGCAGAGGATATGATGGTGAATGCCTTCATGTCTATATTTAAATCGGCTAGCAAAGGCAAATTCGAAAACGCGAGGAGTTTTGAGGCATGGATGAAAAGGATTGTGGTAAATGAATGTTTATCAGAAATTAGAAGAAACAATTCCTTTCAAATGCTGCCACAAAGCGTGGCTGAAAATCTAGCATTAGAGCCAGACGTATTAAAACAATTAGCTCATGATGATATTTTAGTGTTGGTGGAAAAATTACCACCGGGTTATAGGACTGTGTTTAATATGTATGTAATGGAGGGGTATTCGCACAAAGAAATTGCCAAAGATTTGGGGATTTCTGAAGGTACATCAAAATCGCAATTAAGCCACGCCAAAAAAATGTTAAGAAATAAAATTACAAATATCTATGGAAAGGAAACTAGATTCAGATATTGA
- a CDS encoding chloride channel protein, with protein sequence MKPKYHFKPWEIAWQRKLRDWKDSRFGLKVIQRIPANLWSKIPYEAIPFWIASVLVGIVSVGYEKVFEIVESTSIKIFEFNPYLIFAIAPVFMFLSWYLVQRYEKNAGGSGIPQLMAAVNIAGTKNGLLVDKLLNLKIIVVKVFSSLALLLGGGAIGREGPMLQISGSIFEMVYRLIPEKWPKVSQKVMLITGGASGLAAAFNTPLGGIVYVVEELTKSHIGKFRTAVFGAVIISGLTAQLFLGSYLFLGFPKINKLPFLSLFWVAGFAFISGYLGSVFTKGISEISKLRKKVKKGSHRFLFVIGLSILFATMVFFTGSLSMGTGKHLINDILFSSEDLPWFAFPARMIGSLLSFSIGGAGGIFSTSLASGAALGHLLVNTLNFGQENHNLMVLVCMIGFLTGVTRSPFTAAILVLEMTDRHSAIFYFLLAGMVANVAANLISTRSFYAEKETEIFKDFGLRTKSKS encoded by the coding sequence TTGAAACCAAAATACCATTTTAAACCATGGGAAATAGCATGGCAGCGTAAACTGCGAGACTGGAAAGATTCACGCTTCGGTTTGAAAGTAATTCAGCGGATTCCAGCAAACTTATGGAGCAAAATACCTTACGAAGCTATCCCTTTTTGGATAGCTTCTGTGTTGGTGGGGATAGTGTCTGTAGGGTATGAGAAAGTGTTTGAGATAGTGGAATCCACCAGTATAAAAATATTTGAATTTAATCCTTATTTAATATTTGCTATAGCTCCAGTTTTTATGTTTTTAAGCTGGTATCTGGTCCAGCGATATGAAAAGAATGCTGGAGGTTCTGGAATTCCACAACTTATGGCAGCGGTAAATATAGCAGGAACCAAAAACGGATTATTGGTAGATAAGCTATTGAATCTGAAGATTATAGTAGTTAAGGTTTTTAGTAGTTTAGCTTTATTGTTAGGTGGAGGTGCCATAGGTAGAGAAGGGCCAATGCTTCAAATCTCTGGTTCTATCTTTGAAATGGTTTACAGGTTGATACCGGAGAAATGGCCTAAAGTTTCACAAAAAGTGATGCTTATAACTGGGGGAGCTTCTGGATTAGCAGCAGCGTTTAATACCCCACTTGGAGGAATCGTTTATGTGGTTGAGGAGTTGACTAAATCGCATATTGGAAAATTTCGTACAGCGGTTTTTGGAGCGGTTATTATATCTGGACTTACGGCTCAGTTATTTCTAGGGTCCTATCTTTTCTTAGGTTTCCCTAAAATCAATAAACTCCCTTTTTTAAGTTTGTTTTGGGTAGCTGGTTTTGCATTTATTTCTGGCTATTTGGGTTCTGTTTTCACCAAGGGGATTTCAGAAATATCGAAATTAAGGAAGAAGGTTAAAAAGGGAAGCCATAGATTTTTGTTCGTAATAGGTCTTTCCATACTTTTTGCCACCATGGTCTTTTTTACGGGTAGCTTATCAATGGGCACTGGAAAGCATTTAATTAATGATATACTGTTTTCTAGTGAGGATTTGCCTTGGTTTGCCTTTCCGGCCAGAATGATAGGTAGCTTGCTCTCATTTAGTATTGGTGGAGCAGGCGGAATATTTTCTACGAGTTTAGCTTCGGGTGCAGCCTTAGGTCATTTATTGGTAAATACACTGAATTTTGGTCAAGAGAACCATAATCTCATGGTATTAGTATGTATGATTGGCTTTCTTACTGGAGTTACCAGATCACCCTTTACAGCTGCCATATTAGTGCTTGAAATGACGGATAGGCATTCTGCTATTTTCTATTTTCTGCTGGCAGGTATGGTTGCTAATGTAGCAGCTAACTTGATTTCCACACGCTCTTTTTATGCGGAGAAGGAAACAGAGATTTTTAAAGATTTTGGTCTGAGAACTAAATCAAAATCCTAG
- a CDS encoding pyruvate dehydrogenase complex E1 component subunit beta, translating to MREIQFRDAIKEAMSEEMRRDKDVFLLGEEVAEYNGAYKASQGMLDEFGPDRVLDTPIAELGFSGIAVGAGINGLRPIVEFMTFNFSLVAIDQIINAAAKIMSMSGGQYSCPIVFRGPTGSAGQLGAQHSSNFENWYANTPGLKVVIPSNPYDAKGLLKSAIRDNDPVIFMESEQMYGDKGEVPEGEYLIPIGKANVIQKGTDVTIVSFGKMIPHVVMPAVEELKKQGINAEVIDLRTVRPIDYAAIVESVKKTNRCVVVEEGPPLAAISSEISYHLQRNAFDYLDAPVIRVNSMDIPLNYAPTLIEATLPNKDRVIAAVKEVTYKA from the coding sequence ATGAGAGAAATTCAATTCAGAGATGCTATAAAAGAAGCCATGTCCGAAGAAATGCGTAGAGATAAAGACGTTTTTCTTCTTGGTGAGGAAGTAGCTGAATATAATGGTGCCTATAAAGCTAGCCAAGGAATGCTAGACGAATTTGGCCCAGATAGAGTATTAGACACCCCAATAGCCGAGTTAGGTTTTTCTGGTATTGCTGTAGGTGCTGGTATTAACGGACTAAGACCGATAGTGGAGTTTATGACTTTTAACTTCTCTTTAGTTGCCATTGACCAAATTATAAATGCTGCCGCAAAAATCATGTCGATGTCTGGCGGACAGTACTCATGCCCTATAGTTTTTAGAGGACCAACAGGAAGTGCGGGTCAATTGGGTGCTCAGCACTCATCAAACTTTGAAAACTGGTATGCAAACACTCCAGGACTTAAGGTAGTGATACCTTCAAACCCTTACGACGCTAAAGGTCTTTTGAAATCTGCCATTAGAGATAATGACCCAGTAATTTTCATGGAGTCTGAGCAAATGTATGGTGATAAAGGTGAGGTGCCTGAAGGTGAATATTTAATTCCGATTGGTAAGGCAAATGTGATTCAAAAAGGTACCGATGTTACTATTGTATCTTTTGGAAAAATGATTCCTCATGTAGTAATGCCTGCTGTAGAAGAATTAAAAAAACAAGGCATTAACGCCGAGGTTATAGATTTAAGAACTGTAAGACCTATAGATTACGCTGCAATAGTAGAATCTGTAAAGAAAACGAATAGATGCGTGGTAGTAGAAGAAGGACCTCCATTGGCGGCCATTTCTTCTGAAATTTCTTACCACTTACAGCGTAACGCCTTTGACTATTTAGATGCTCCAGTAATTAGAGTGAATAGCATGGATATTCCTTTAAATTATGCTCCTACACTTATTGAAGCTACGCTTCCAAATAAGGACAGAGTAATAGCTGCAGTTAAAGAAGTTACGTACAAAGCCTAG
- the thiL gene encoding thiamine-phosphate kinase: protein MKRTELGELGEFGLIDRLKENVKIYQPSTVFGIGDDAAVIDSGTHYTLVSTDMLVEGVHFDLSYVPLKHLGYKAIAVNMSDIAAMNGIPKQVTVSISLSNRFSVEAIEEIYEGINAACENYKVDLVGGDTTSTRAGLALSITAIGEVSKEAISYRKGAKANDVLCVTGDLGAAYLGLQVLEREKQVFLDNPEMKPELNDHEYLVGRQLKPEGRTDIVHDLKEKGIVPTSMIDISDGLASEILHISKASGVGMTVFVDNIPIENKTLTTANEFNVNPITVVMNGGEDYELLMTISQEDYEKVKAIPEITPIGFVTEDKNNILVTNSGEKVSITAQGWNHLQDKE from the coding sequence ATGAAAAGAACAGAATTAGGAGAATTAGGAGAGTTTGGCTTGATAGACAGGCTAAAGGAAAATGTTAAAATATATCAACCATCTACAGTTTTTGGAATTGGAGATGATGCGGCCGTGATAGATTCAGGTACACATTATACTTTAGTTTCTACAGACATGTTGGTAGAGGGTGTGCATTTTGACCTTTCTTACGTTCCCTTAAAGCATTTGGGTTATAAGGCTATTGCTGTTAATATGTCTGATATAGCAGCTATGAATGGTATTCCAAAGCAGGTTACGGTGAGTATTTCTTTAAGCAACCGTTTTTCGGTGGAGGCTATTGAAGAAATTTATGAAGGTATTAATGCTGCTTGTGAAAACTATAAAGTAGACTTAGTAGGTGGTGATACCACTTCCACTAGGGCTGGTTTGGCACTTTCCATTACGGCAATAGGTGAAGTTTCAAAAGAGGCAATTTCTTATAGAAAAGGTGCTAAAGCAAATGATGTGCTTTGTGTTACTGGAGATTTAGGTGCAGCCTACTTAGGATTACAAGTACTTGAAAGAGAAAAGCAGGTTTTCCTAGATAATCCTGAAATGAAACCTGAGCTTAATGACCATGAGTATTTGGTAGGGAGGCAACTAAAGCCTGAAGGCAGAACAGACATTGTTCATGATTTGAAAGAAAAGGGCATAGTGCCTACCAGCATGATTGACATTTCGGATGGTTTAGCCTCTGAAATTTTACATATTAGTAAGGCTTCAGGAGTGGGTATGACCGTGTTTGTTGATAACATTCCGATTGAAAATAAAACTTTGACCACAGCGAATGAGTTTAATGTCAATCCTATTACGGTGGTGATGAATGGTGGGGAAGATTATGAGTTACTTATGACTATTTCTCAGGAAGACTATGAAAAAGTAAAGGCTATTCCAGAAATTACGCCGATTGGTTTCGTTACGGAAGATAAAAACAATATTTTAGTAACTAACTCAGGCGAAAAAGTGTCAATTACAGCTCAAGGATGGAATCACCTTCAAGACAAAGAATAG
- a CDS encoding C40 family peptidase has protein sequence MESPSRQRIVLIIAVFCFFLVSCRNSAKDDGLLASLEALKTEYAPDGRTSVFNYEIVDDSLKGQIDNSQLHQKVKKLVAGLNLVEALEPLPSVDLADTLAYINVSVGNMRSKAAESSELSTQALLGTPLRVLEKSGSWYRVQTPDGYIGFIENSAIAFHNSFDAQKNKVLYTGAYGFSYQNASLQGLKVSDLTFGNIFKKLESGSVSTKVQYPDERIAYISSSELQSVESFVNDSKPQGVIKASQEFLGIPYLWGGTSWKGVDCSGFTRTSFMMNGIYLPRDASQQALVGDRVDTYSGFDKLKEGDLLFFGRHTDNGTKVTHVAVYLGGLKFIHSSGMVRYGSFDPNSEFYDSYNLNRFLFAKRIIDSKSIRYLNTQNFY, from the coding sequence ATGGAATCACCTTCAAGACAAAGAATAGTTTTAATAATAGCGGTCTTTTGTTTCTTTTTAGTTTCGTGTAGAAACTCCGCAAAAGATGATGGGCTATTGGCTTCACTAGAAGCTTTAAAAACGGAGTATGCACCTGATGGCAGAACTTCTGTTTTTAATTATGAAATAGTAGATGACTCCCTTAAAGGGCAAATTGATAATTCCCAATTACATCAAAAGGTTAAAAAGCTAGTAGCTGGTTTAAACTTGGTGGAGGCTTTAGAGCCTTTACCTAGTGTAGACTTGGCCGACACGTTGGCATATATCAATGTCTCCGTAGGGAATATGCGGTCAAAGGCAGCAGAGTCTTCCGAATTATCTACTCAGGCTTTATTAGGAACACCTTTAAGAGTGTTGGAAAAGTCAGGCTCTTGGTACAGGGTACAAACGCCTGATGGATATATTGGTTTTATTGAAAATTCCGCTATTGCATTTCACAACAGTTTTGACGCTCAAAAGAACAAAGTGCTTTATACTGGAGCTTATGGCTTTAGCTATCAAAATGCTTCTTTACAAGGCTTAAAGGTGTCTGATTTAACATTTGGGAATATTTTCAAAAAACTAGAAAGTGGTTCAGTAAGCACTAAAGTGCAATATCCGGATGAAAGAATAGCTTACATTTCAAGTTCAGAATTACAGTCTGTGGAGAGTTTTGTGAATGACAGTAAACCTCAAGGTGTGATAAAAGCTAGTCAGGAGTTTTTGGGTATTCCATATCTATGGGGTGGAACCAGCTGGAAAGGAGTGGACTGTAGCGGTTTTACGCGAACCTCTTTTATGATGAATGGAATTTATTTACCAAGAGATGCTTCGCAGCAAGCATTGGTAGGAGATAGAGTAGATACATATTCGGGCTTTGATAAATTAAAAGAAGGTGACTTGCTCTTTTTTGGAAGACATACAGACAATGGCACTAAAGTGACACATGTAGCAGTGTATCTAGGTGGTCTTAAATTTATTCATTCGTCAGGAATGGTACGTTATGGTAGCTTTGACCCCAATTCTGAATTTTATGATTCGTATAACCTTAACAGGTTTTTATTTGCTAAAAGAATTATTGATAGTAAAAGTATAAGATATCTTAACACTCAAAATTTTTATTAA
- a CDS encoding cytochrome-c peroxidase, which yields MLKNIYTYAFFLTSLIFLSSCNNNEDIMVAAGETDIALEDALLASSDNVGKAFYRMPDSDEFSKIPQDPKNPLTAAKVELGKFLFHETGIAQHPTMSAGMNTYSCASCHHAKAGFQACMPQGIGEGGIGFGQVGESRVINPAYLEKDIDTQPIRSPSAMNLAYQTSVLWNGQFGGTHDNIGTEASWTEGTPIATNKLGFQGIETQAIAGRDVHRLMIDRIFMSHVGNYRQMYINAYDENSFNDPLELKNNGALAIAAYERTLLSNQSPFQLWLKGDYNAMLEEEKQGAILFFGKAKCASCHNGPSLANMDFHAIGMKDLAKGNYGNLQVYNVDETNVEHKGRGGFTKKTEDLYKFKVPQLYNLKDSPFYGHGASFTSIRDVIEYKNKAIPENSNVSNAQLDPAFTALNLTSEEIDLITLFLKNGLRDPNLERYSPESLPSGLGFPNNDNQTRIDLGF from the coding sequence ATGCTGAAAAACATTTACACTTACGCTTTTTTTTTAACTAGCCTTATTTTTCTATCATCATGTAACAACAATGAAGATATTATGGTGGCAGCTGGAGAAACGGACATCGCTCTGGAAGACGCTTTGTTGGCAAGCTCTGATAACGTAGGTAAGGCCTTTTATAGGATGCCAGATAGTGATGAATTTTCTAAAATACCACAAGACCCTAAAAACCCTCTTACAGCAGCAAAGGTAGAATTAGGTAAATTCCTATTTCATGAAACAGGAATAGCCCAGCATCCTACCATGAGTGCAGGCATGAATACCTACTCTTGTGCTAGCTGTCATCATGCCAAAGCGGGATTTCAGGCATGTATGCCTCAAGGAATAGGTGAAGGTGGTATTGGTTTTGGACAGGTAGGAGAATCAAGAGTAATCAATCCCGCTTACTTAGAAAAAGATATAGATACACAACCTATCAGGTCTCCTTCAGCCATGAACCTTGCTTACCAAACCAGTGTACTTTGGAATGGTCAATTTGGCGGAACGCATGACAATATTGGAACAGAGGCTTCATGGACAGAAGGAACGCCAATTGCAACAAATAAACTAGGATTTCAAGGTATAGAAACACAGGCTATTGCTGGTAGAGATGTACATCGATTAATGATTGACAGAATTTTCATGAGCCATGTGGGAAATTATCGTCAGATGTATATTAATGCTTATGACGAAAATAGTTTCAATGACCCACTGGAATTAAAAAACAATGGTGCATTGGCTATTGCTGCTTACGAAAGAACGCTACTTTCTAATCAATCTCCATTTCAACTATGGCTTAAAGGTGATTACAATGCTATGCTAGAAGAAGAAAAACAAGGGGCAATCTTGTTTTTTGGAAAAGCAAAATGTGCCTCATGCCATAACGGTCCTTCTTTGGCTAATATGGATTTCCACGCCATTGGTATGAAAGACCTCGCCAAAGGAAACTATGGTAATCTACAAGTTTATAATGTAGATGAGACCAATGTGGAACACAAAGGCAGAGGTGGATTTACGAAAAAAACTGAAGATTTATATAAATTCAAAGTACCTCAATTATACAACCTTAAGGATTCCCCATTTTATGGACATGGAGCTTCTTTTACATCTATTAGGGATGTAATTGAATATAAAAACAAAGCTATTCCAGAGAACAGTAACGTATCAAATGCTCAGTTAGACCCTGCGTTTACAGCATTAAATTTAACCAGTGAAGAAATAGACCTCATAACCTTGTTTCTCAAAAATGGTCTTCGTGACCCTAACCTTGAAAGATACTCCCCTGAGAGCCTTCCATCTGGTTTAGGATTTCCTAATAACGATAATCAAACCCGAATTGACCTAGGATTTTGA
- a CDS encoding PVC-type heme-binding CxxCH protein yields the protein MYKILTALFVSAFLLSCNSGHQKLSKAEYDALTEEQKRSPEYALEGIDLEDKDLEVTLFASEPMMRNPTNMDIDAKGRVWICEGYNYRSKLNPNNGVEEKGDRILIMEDTDGDGKADTSKVFYQGNDINSALGIAVFGNRVVVSRSPYVFIFTDEDGDDVPDKKEVLFEGIGGEDHDHGMHAFTFGPDGKFYFSYGNAGNGLLTKNGKPLYDGQGRIIRTDGKPYREGMVYRSDLDGNNVEALAWNFRNNYEVAVDSYGLMWQSDNDDDGNRGVRINYVMDYGNYGFKDEITGSDWRTRRVNMEDSIPLRHWHLNDPGVVPNLLQTYAGSPTGMVVYEGKLLPEKYQNQMIHTDAGPNVVRAYPVKNDGAGYSASILKILDGGNRDKWFRPSDLTVAPDGSLFIADWYDSGVGGHAIGDQNRGRIYRVAPKGHAYTAAKPDFESIDGNIMALQSPNVATRYIAWTNLNEMGQEAEAALKTLYASSDSRMKARAFWLLSKLANGKEYILDASKSEDANLRIAAVRAARELKGVDFSKLYLDLAGDASLQVKREVAIAIRDKKEAATWLKLASSYDGEDRWYLEALGIAAEGQWDVYLSKYLDEIGSEWINSKAAKNIVWRSRSSRTLDLLGQILASEPTGAKLKYYRAMDFQKSGDKNGILLNLLARASDANEKSIIFRQLDIEDLTAYPKLKEEVDAFVGNLGNEDFLDIVDKFELKGQREGLIRILRKDTELSNIQDAANTFFKFYGIDEVKNICLDLDITKAKNAIERFGTVDSKPMTDLMISIFQDEKLDLGLRQEAMRAMNGWDSESKLWELIQEDKVPADVMDIAKHHMERTWHQDIRAKANEFFGGEDAVKVDVKALLTKSGSVEEGKKVFDIYCTSCHLVNGVGVDFGPGLSQIGSKLTKEGLYNAILNPSEGMGFGYETQEIVMKDGTSFQAIVTSKTEDDLNIKMLGQSETTKYNLKEVKSIKQLDVSLMPKYPFEEKELVDLVSYLSSLK from the coding sequence ATGTATAAAATACTGACTGCACTTTTTGTTTCAGCTTTTCTATTGTCATGTAATAGTGGACATCAGAAGTTGTCAAAAGCGGAATATGATGCTTTGACGGAGGAACAAAAAAGAAGCCCAGAATATGCTTTAGAAGGAATTGACTTAGAGGATAAAGACTTGGAGGTTACTTTGTTTGCCTCCGAACCTATGATGCGAAACCCTACCAACATGGATATTGATGCTAAAGGTAGAGTCTGGATTTGTGAAGGTTATAATTACCGAAGCAAACTGAACCCGAACAACGGGGTTGAGGAGAAAGGCGACAGGATTTTGATTATGGAAGATACCGATGGCGATGGTAAAGCAGATACTAGCAAGGTTTTTTACCAAGGAAATGATATCAATTCTGCTTTAGGAATAGCTGTTTTTGGGAATAGGGTAGTGGTTTCAAGAAGCCCTTATGTATTTATTTTTACAGATGAAGATGGTGACGACGTTCCAGATAAAAAAGAAGTACTTTTTGAAGGAATAGGTGGCGAAGACCATGACCATGGAATGCATGCTTTTACTTTTGGACCTGATGGTAAATTTTACTTTAGTTACGGAAATGCAGGAAACGGACTGTTAACTAAAAACGGGAAGCCACTTTATGATGGTCAAGGTAGAATTATTAGAACAGATGGTAAACCATATCGTGAAGGGATGGTATACCGCTCTGATTTGGATGGCAATAATGTGGAAGCTTTAGCATGGAATTTTAGAAATAATTATGAGGTAGCAGTGGATTCTTATGGCTTAATGTGGCAGTCTGATAATGATGATGACGGAAACAGAGGCGTTAGAATTAACTACGTGATGGATTATGGAAACTATGGTTTCAAAGATGAGATTACAGGTTCTGACTGGAGAACACGACGAGTAAATATGGAAGATTCTATTCCATTAAGACATTGGCATTTAAATGACCCTGGTGTGGTACCTAATTTGCTTCAAACATATGCTGGTTCGCCTACAGGAATGGTAGTGTATGAAGGAAAACTACTGCCTGAAAAGTATCAAAATCAAATGATTCATACAGATGCGGGACCTAATGTAGTAAGGGCTTATCCTGTCAAAAATGATGGAGCGGGTTATTCAGCAAGTATTTTGAAGATATTGGATGGAGGAAATCGTGACAAATGGTTTAGACCTTCTGATTTGACAGTGGCTCCAGATGGTTCATTATTCATTGCGGATTGGTATGACTCAGGTGTAGGTGGACATGCGATAGGGGACCAAAACCGAGGTAGAATTTATAGAGTAGCACCTAAAGGACATGCTTATACGGCAGCTAAGCCAGATTTCGAATCTATTGATGGAAATATTATGGCTTTGCAAAGTCCGAATGTTGCCACTAGATACATTGCCTGGACTAATTTAAATGAGATGGGTCAGGAAGCTGAAGCTGCTCTCAAAACACTTTATGCTAGCAGTGACTCCAGAATGAAAGCAAGAGCTTTTTGGCTGTTAAGTAAACTAGCTAATGGTAAAGAATACATTTTAGATGCTTCAAAATCGGAAGATGCTAATTTAAGAATAGCAGCTGTAAGAGCAGCAAGAGAATTAAAAGGAGTTGATTTTTCTAAACTTTATTTGGACTTGGCTGGTGATGCGTCATTACAAGTTAAAAGAGAGGTAGCTATAGCTATTCGTGATAAAAAAGAGGCGGCCACATGGTTGAAATTGGCGTCATCTTATGATGGCGAAGATAGATGGTACTTAGAAGCTTTAGGGATTGCGGCCGAAGGGCAGTGGGACGTTTATCTTTCCAAGTATTTGGATGAAATTGGTTCTGAATGGATAAACTCAAAGGCAGCTAAAAATATAGTTTGGCGAAGCAGAAGCTCAAGAACTTTGGACCTTTTAGGTCAAATTCTAGCATCAGAGCCTACTGGGGCAAAACTGAAATATTATAGAGCCATGGATTTTCAAAAGTCTGGTGACAAAAATGGTATTCTTTTAAATCTGCTTGCTAGAGCTTCGGATGCAAATGAGAAATCTATAATTTTTAGACAATTGGATATTGAAGACTTGACGGCGTATCCAAAGCTTAAAGAGGAGGTTGATGCTTTTGTAGGTAATTTGGGCAATGAAGATTTCTTAGACATTGTTGACAAATTTGAGTTAAAAGGTCAACGAGAGGGGCTAATCCGCATATTAAGAAAGGATACAGAGCTTAGTAATATTCAAGATGCCGCTAATACTTTCTTTAAGTTTTATGGTATTGATGAAGTGAAAAACATTTGTCTTGATTTAGATATAACGAAGGCAAAAAATGCAATAGAACGTTTTGGTACGGTTGATTCTAAACCAATGACTGATTTAATGATAAGCATCTTTCAGGACGAAAAGCTTGATTTAGGTTTAAGGCAAGAGGCTATGCGTGCCATGAATGGTTGGGATAGCGAGTCTAAGTTATGGGAGTTAATTCAGGAAGATAAGGTGCCTGCAGATGTTATGGATATTGCCAAACATCATATGGAGAGAACTTGGCACCAAGATATTAGAGCCAAAGCAAATGAGTTTTTTGGTGGCGAGGATGCTGTAAAAGTTGACGTTAAGGCCTTATTGACTAAATCAGGTAGTGTAGAAGAAGGGAAAAAGGTTTTTGATATTTACTGTACTTCTTGTCATTTAGTAAATGGTGTAGGTGTGGACTTTGGGCCAGGTTTAAGTCAAATAGGCTCTAAACTGACCAAAGAAGGACTTTATAATGCAATTCTTAATCCTTCAGAAGGAATGGGTTTTGGTTATGAAACGCAGGAGATAGTAATGAAAGACGGCACTTCTTTTCAAGCTATTGTTACCTCCAAAACTGAAGATGACCTAAACATTAAAATGCTTGGTCAGTCAGAAACGACTAAGTATAATTTAAAAGAAGTGAAGTCAATAAAACAATTGGATGTTTCGCTAATGCCTAAGTATCCGTTTGAAGAAAAGGAATTAGTGGATTTAGTAAGCTATTTGTCGAGTTTGAAGTAG
- a CDS encoding MOSC domain-containing protein yields MQVSSLYIYPIKSLSGIELKESNVSNRGLALDRRWVLVDEQNYHVTQREMPEMVHLKVALNDSSLKVSDSRNGESITFSTKNTEGDNELVKVWDDEFYAAEVSKKVSLWFSETLKKQVRLMFQPDSSSRLIDERYAHDGEIVSNADGYPILIISEESLADLNARLTEPVEMLRFRPNIVLSGLEPFGEDSLGEIKIGDAEITGVKNCSRCIMVTNKPDGSARDKEPLKTLAQYRRDGKKVLFGRNFLIAKEGMIKVGMDVKVL; encoded by the coding sequence ATGCAGGTTTCTTCACTTTATATATATCCCATAAAATCTCTTTCTGGAATAGAACTCAAAGAGAGTAATGTCTCAAACAGAGGATTAGCCCTTGACCGAAGGTGGGTACTGGTAGATGAGCAAAACTACCATGTAACCCAACGAGAAATGCCTGAAATGGTACATTTAAAAGTTGCCTTAAATGATTCAAGCTTAAAGGTCTCGGATAGTAGAAACGGAGAAAGCATAACATTTTCTACCAAAAATACGGAAGGAGATAATGAGCTTGTCAAAGTGTGGGACGACGAGTTTTATGCTGCTGAAGTCTCAAAAAAAGTAAGTCTTTGGTTTTCTGAAACTCTTAAAAAGCAGGTACGCTTAATGTTTCAGCCTGATAGTTCTTCTAGATTAATTGATGAAAGGTATGCTCATGATGGAGAAATTGTAAGTAATGCCGACGGTTACCCTATTCTAATTATTAGTGAAGAAAGTTTAGCAGACCTAAATGCTAGGCTAACTGAGCCTGTAGAAATGCTACGATTCAGACCTAATATAGTACTTAGTGGCTTGGAGCCATTTGGTGAGGACAGCTTAGGGGAAATCAAAATAGGTGATGCCGAAATTACTGGTGTTAAAAATTGTTCAAGGTGCATTATGGTGACGAATAAGCCAGACGGTTCTGCAAGAGATAAAGAACCGCTTAAAACGCTAGCTCAGTATAGAAGAGATGGCAAAAAAGTGCTTTTCGGAAGAAACTTTTTGATAGCTAAAGAAGGTATGATTAAGGTAGGAATGGACGTTAAAGTATTGTGA
- a CDS encoding cytochrome b5 domain-containing protein, with product MDALKKYKKTQLALRNGQDKEEIWVALHGKIYDVTDSRLWKNGKHYEHWAGQDLTDELADAPHTESVFEKFKQVGILED from the coding sequence ATGGATGCTTTAAAGAAATACAAAAAAACACAATTAGCCCTTAGAAATGGCCAGGACAAAGAAGAAATTTGGGTGGCACTCCATGGCAAAATTTATGATGTAACAGATTCAAGGCTTTGGAAAAATGGAAAACACTACGAACACTGGGCCGGGCAAGACCTTACAGACGAATTAGCTGATGCTCCACATACCGAGAGCGTTTTTGAAAAATTTAAACAGGTGGGAATTTTAGAGGATTGA